A genomic window from Polaribacter gangjinensis includes:
- a CDS encoding YgiQ family radical SAM protein, with amino-acid sequence MNTKKLQLTDWLPTTNKEVKLRGWDELDVILFSGDAYVDHPSFGPAVIGRILESYGLRVAIVPQPNVNDNLQDFEKLGKPRLFFAATGGCMDPMVSNYTASKKRRDKDAYTPNGDIGFRPDYATTVYCNILKEKFPEVPILIGGIEASLRRVTHYDYWSDKLMPTILETSKADMLVYGMGEQPLREIVTLLQKGVPFSSLKNIKQTALLINPKEEKIPVVNDWEDVEISSHEVCLKDKKAYASNFKVVEQESNKLKARRIFQKVGNKMLMINPPFPTMTEAEIDGSFDLPYTRLPHPKYDKRGPIPAYEMIKFSINIHRGCFGGCSFCTISAHQGKFIASRSQESILREVDKVANMPDFKGYLSDIGGPSANMYKMKGKVQEICDKCVAPSCISPVICSNLDTSHKPLTELYQAVDKHPKVKKSFIGSGIRHDMLVPEFNKNADPKELDAYTEEVMTKHVSGRLKVAPEHTSDNVLKLMRKPSFTYFHKFKERFDRINIKNKLNLQLIPYFISSHPASELEDMANLAAETKNMGFQLEQVQGFTPTPMTVATVIYYSGYHPYTLKEVPTPRTKKEKEDQHKFFFWYKKENKDWIRNTLQKVGRNDLLQVLLPENNSWKKNKTTHKTAQHTFDDAIPFNKRKKVKRFSGKKK; translated from the coding sequence ATGAATACAAAAAAACTACAATTAACAGACTGGTTACCAACAACCAACAAAGAAGTAAAGCTTCGAGGTTGGGATGAATTGGACGTAATTTTATTCAGTGGAGATGCTTATGTTGATCATCCTTCTTTTGGACCTGCTGTAATTGGACGTATTTTAGAAAGTTATGGTTTGCGAGTAGCCATAGTACCACAACCCAATGTGAATGACAATTTGCAAGATTTTGAAAAACTAGGCAAACCGCGTTTGTTTTTCGCAGCAACTGGTGGCTGTATGGATCCGATGGTTAGCAATTATACCGCAAGCAAAAAACGACGTGACAAAGATGCATACACTCCTAATGGCGATATTGGTTTTAGACCCGATTATGCAACTACAGTGTATTGCAATATTTTAAAAGAAAAATTTCCTGAGGTGCCTATTTTAATTGGTGGTATTGAAGCTTCTTTGAGACGTGTAACGCATTATGATTATTGGTCAGACAAGTTGATGCCAACCATTTTAGAAACCTCAAAAGCAGATATGTTGGTGTATGGAATGGGAGAGCAGCCTTTACGTGAAATTGTTACGTTGTTGCAAAAAGGCGTTCCTTTTTCGAGTTTAAAAAACATCAAACAAACAGCACTTTTAATCAATCCAAAGGAAGAAAAAATTCCGGTGGTAAATGATTGGGAAGATGTAGAAATCAGTTCGCACGAAGTTTGTTTAAAAGATAAAAAAGCCTACGCTTCTAATTTTAAAGTGGTTGAGCAAGAATCAAACAAGCTGAAAGCGAGACGTATTTTTCAGAAAGTTGGCAATAAAATGCTGATGATCAATCCGCCTTTTCCAACAATGACAGAAGCAGAAATTGATGGCTCTTTTGATTTGCCTTACACACGTTTGCCACATCCAAAATATGACAAACGCGGACCAATTCCTGCGTATGAAATGATTAAATTCTCTATCAATATTCACAGAGGATGTTTTGGCGGATGTAGTTTTTGTACCATTTCTGCACATCAAGGAAAATTTATTGCCAGCAGAAGTCAGGAATCTATTTTAAGAGAAGTTGATAAAGTGGCAAATATGCCTGACTTTAAAGGCTATCTTTCTGATATTGGAGGACCCTCAGCCAACATGTACAAAATGAAAGGAAAAGTGCAAGAAATTTGCGACAAATGTGTGGCTCCTTCTTGTATTTCGCCTGTAATTTGTTCTAATTTAGATACTTCACACAAACCTTTAACGGAGTTGTATCAAGCAGTGGACAAACATCCAAAAGTAAAAAAATCGTTTATTGGTAGTGGCATTCGTCATGACATGTTAGTGCCAGAATTCAATAAAAATGCCGATCCAAAAGAATTGGATGCTTATACAGAAGAGGTGATGACCAAACACGTTTCTGGTCGATTGAAAGTTGCGCCAGAGCATACTTCTGATAATGTGTTGAAATTGATGCGTAAACCCTCATTTACGTATTTTCATAAGTTTAAAGAACGTTTTGATCGCATCAACATCAAGAATAAATTGAACTTGCAATTGATTCCGTATTTTATTTCCAGTCACCCTGCAAGTGAATTGGAAGACATGGCAAATTTGGCTGCTGAAACCAAGAATATGGGCTTTCAATTGGAGCAAGTGCAAGGTTTTACGCCAACTCCAATGACTGTAGCTACTGTAATTTATTACTCTGGTTATCATCCATATACGCTAAAAGAAGTGCCTACTCCAAGAACCAAAAAGGAAAAAGAAGACCAACACAAATTCTTTTTTTGGTACAAAAAAGAAAACAAAGATTGGATTCGCAATACACTTCAAAAAGTAGGCAGAAACGATTTATTACAAGTGTTATTACCTGAAAACAACTCTTGGAAAAAGAACAAAACGACTCATAAAACTGCGCAACACACTTTTGATGATGCGATTCCTTTCAACAAACGTAAGAAAGTAAAACGCTTTTCGGGTAAGAAAAAGTAA